AAACATCGCTTCTCATGCTCCTTCCGTTTTTGATCCGCATCCGATCTGCGCTAAAGCCGGGCTGCAGCTCACTTCTTCCCCGGTTTCCATTGGTATCCACAGTTCAGGCAGGTACACACCACTTTTTTAGAGCCGATCCCCCCGGCCAGCATTCCCGCCTCTATCCCCATTGTAAGGCCCACCGCTCCTTTCGCAAATCCGAATCCCTTTTTATTTGCCATCACGCTCACCGAATGGCATTTCGGGCAGTACACCTGCCCGCTGCGCTCCAGCTCCTTGATCCTGCGCTGCTCAGCCTCGTGCTGGGCGGCCCCCAGCCCAAACGAAGAGGTCAGGCTGTCTTTAAACGAAACCTTGGTCCCCCCGTGGTATTTATAAAGTGGATCCAAAATTTCTTTTGCCTGGGCCTGGGTCAGCTTAAGCTGGGCGACCAGATAGCCATAAGCTCCCGCCTTTCTTATCCCGGTCCCATAGGTACGGATCAGCTTGTTCAGATCGATCTCTACACCATGGATTTCCCGGATATACGGTTCTTTTAAAGGCGGATATTCCTGCCCCGCTTCTTCGGCCCCGCCGTCTTGTCCCGTCTGCGCGGGCACAGCGGCCGCCTCGCCCGGCGCCGCTTCTGTGGGGGGCTCGGCCGCAGCGCCGCGCACCCCGCGCAGGTCACGCCCGCATCCCGGGCAAAAATTCGCGTCTTCGCAGTCCATTCCGCAATTCGGGCAAAACATGGTTCCATCACGCTCCTTTTCCTTATGGTACCATTCCTTTTAAGGAATAACAAGCTTTTCCGTTTCTCCGTCCCTGCCGCCTCCAACACTTTCTTTTTGGCCGCCGGCATGTTATGATTTAAAATAAAGATGCAGCCCGTTCAAGCGGAACGGCCTTCTTCCGTTCCGCGCGGCCCCAACCGCTTGCAAAAGGAGGTTTTGTACCATGTTCTGTACAAATTGTGGCGTTCAGTTTGAGGGGAATTTTTGCCCCGCCTGCGGCGCCCCCGCCGCAGGTCCGGCGCCGGAAACCCCACCGCAGGCCGGTGATGCCCATGTCGGCGAAGGCCCCGGCGGGATCGACCTTCCCGCCCCTCCTCTCGGCGAGCACAAGGGGAATCTGTGCAGCATCACTTTTCTGGAAGATCGTCTCCTCCTGCACAAAAAGCCGTTGCTCAAATCCATCGATACCGAAATTTATTACGCCGACGTGGCCTCTGTTTCCTTCAGCAAGGGCTCCGGGCTCTCTTCCGGCTTTGTCTGCATCCGCACCCGGCAGGACCCCACTCCGCCTGCAACGGCGTTCACCGCGCCTAACGATCCCTTCTCCGTCTGCTTTCTGCCCGCCCAGCTCCACGATTTCCTTCGCATCCACGAATTTTTATCTGCCCTGGCCGCAAAAAACGATTTTTCGCCGCCGCAGCTTTCCCCAAGGGCCGCCTCTTCCTCACTATCCCCGGGCTCGCCCGTTTCCTCCCCTTCTCACAACATGGTGAATATCTGCCTCAATTGCGGCGATACGCTCCTCCCTCAAGCCAAAAAATGTCCCACTTGCGGCTGCAAGGAGTTCGCCCTTCTCGACAAAAGCGACGCCGGGCAGATCGAACAGCTCCGCGCCTCTGTCCCTCATCCAAAAGAAAGCCTCACGCCCAATTGGAAAACCTCCTCCCATCCAAAAGAAAGCCTCACGCCCAATTGGAAAACCTCTTGCCCTCCCAAACCAAGCAAAAAAAAGATCATCAAGCAGCGCATTGCCGAAAACAAGGCCCAA
This window of the Oscillospiraceae bacterium genome carries:
- a CDS encoding zinc ribbon domain-containing protein, giving the protein MFCPNCGMDCEDANFCPGCGRDLRGVRGAAAEPPTEAAPGEAAAVPAQTGQDGGAEEAGQEYPPLKEPYIREIHGVEIDLNKLIRTYGTGIRKAGAYGYLVAQLKLTQAQAKEILDPLYKYHGGTKVSFKDSLTSSFGLGAAQHEAEQRRIKELERSGQVYCPKCHSVSVMANKKGFGFAKGAVGLTMGIEAGMLAGGIGSKKVVCTCLNCGYQWKPGKK